From a single Aspergillus puulaauensis MK2 DNA, chromosome 2, nearly complete sequence genomic region:
- a CDS encoding uncharacterized protein (COG:G;~EggNog:ENOG410PG9P;~InterPro:IPR020846,IPR011701,IPR036259;~PFAM:PF07690;~SMCOG1137:Major facilitator superfamily MFS 1;~TransMembrane:12 (i60-80o92-112i119-138o144-167i179-199o211-231i252-273o288-307i319-337o343-368i380-402o414-434i);~antiSMASH:Cluster_2.17;~go_function: GO:0022857 - transmembrane transporter activity [Evidence IEA];~go_process: GO:0055085 - transmembrane transport [Evidence IEA]), translating to MADPAPESLSTKTSNVEASSAQSSEGGGEKEASLAPPSGPSVPPPPNGGLKAWLQVVGSFLLILNTWGLANSFGVFQTYYTTTLLATSTPSAISWIGSIQGFLLLFVGVLCGRAFDAGYFFPMVSLGIFLEVFGMFMTSLSTRYYQVFLAQGICVGLGSGCLFTPAISLVGTYFSTRRSLATGIAASGSSAGGIFYPIVIRRLIVQVGFPWAARAMAFIMLGTLGLGIALLRPRLPPRRSGPLADFAAFKDPAYATFVIGLALGFTAFFIPFFYSEIYALNIGVESELSFYILCIMNAGGLIGRMLPNAIADKLGNLNVIVPCAYISGIIVLAWVSVKDQASLIATSFLYSFFSGGLMALPPAILVGLSPHLSQIGVRVGMALSVGSLGVLIGSPIAGAILSSQSPHSPERSDFSGTLVFTGVILIATGAFMHATRFVKHGLKWGKI from the exons ATGGCCGACCCTGCGCCGGAGAGCCTGTCAACCAAAACTTCTAATGTCGAGGCAAGTAGCGCCCAGTCGTCAGAGGGGGGAGGCGAGAAAGAAGCCAGCCTAGCACCGCCTTCTGGTCCTTCGGtcccccctcctcccaatgGCGGTCTCAAAGCATGGCTGCAGGTGGTGGGAAGCTTCCTGCTTATTCTGAATACTTG GGGGCTTGCAAACTCATTCGGCGTCTTCCAAACCTACTACACCACTACACTCCTCGCCACGTCCACTCCATCCGCCATCTCATGGATCGGCTCCATCCAGGgctttctgctgctgttcgTTGGGGTTCTGTGCGGGCGTGCATTCGATGCTGGGTATTTCTTCCCGATGGTCTCGCTGGGCATCTTTTTGGAGGTGTTTGGAATGTTCATGACCTCCTTGAGCACCAGGTACTACcaggtcttcctcgcccaAGGGATTTGCGTTGGTCTTGGATCTGGATGCCTGTTCACACCCGCGATCTCGCTTGTCGGGACGTACTTTTCGACCCGACGCAGTTTGGCGACTGGAATCGCCGCCAGCGGAAGCAGCGCTGGCGGGATTTTCTATCCTATCGTCATCCGGCGGTTGATTGTGCAGGTCGGGTTTCCCTGGGCCGCTCGCGCCATGGCATTCATCATGCTGGGCACTCTGGGACTTGGAATTGCGTTGCTCAGACCACGATTGCCGCCTCGTCGATCCGGCCCTTTGGCAGACTTTGCAGCCTTCAAGGACCCGGCCTACGCGACTTTTGTCATCGGCCTGGCTCTTGGATTCACCGCATTCTTCATCCCTTTCTTCTACTCGGAGATCTATGCCCTCAATATCGGAGTCGAGTCGGAGCTGTCGTTCTATATCCTGTGCATAATGAACGCTGGAGGCTTGATCGGGCGAATGTTGCCGAATGCCATTGCAGACAA ACTCGGAAACCTGAACGTCATCGTCCCCTGCGCCTACATATCTGGGATCATCGTCCTGGCCTGGGTGTCAGTGAAAGACCAAGCCAGTCTCATCGccacctccttcctctaCTCCTTCTTCTCGGGAGGATTGATGGCGCTACCGCCGGCCATTCTCGTTGGTTTAAGCCCACACCTCAGTCAGATCGGCGTGCGAGTTGGCATGGCTCTCAGCGTTGGGTCATTAGGCGTCCTGATCGGATCGCCCATTGCGGGAGCCATACTGTCCAGCCAGAGTCCTCATTCGCCAGAGCGGTCGGACTTTTCGGGAACTCTGGTCTTTACGGGCGTTATTCTAATTGCGACCGGTGCGTTTATGCATGCAACTCGGTTCGTTAAGCATGGGCTTAAGTGGGGGAAGATCTGA